Proteins encoded together in one Benincasa hispida cultivar B227 chromosome 1, ASM972705v1, whole genome shotgun sequence window:
- the LOC120071015 gene encoding 60S ribosomal protein L36-2-like: MAPKQPNTGLFVGLNKGHVVTKKELAPRPSDRKGKSSKRVLFVRNLIREVAGFAPYEKRITELLKVGKDKRALKVAKRKLGTHKRAKKKREEMSSVLRKMRAGGGGEKKK, encoded by the exons ATGGCTCCGAAGCAACCGAATACTGGTCTCTTCGTGGGGCTTAACAAAGGACACGTAGTTACGAAGAAGGAATTGGCTCCGCGCCCCTCGGATCGTAAAGGA AAAAGTAGCAAAAGAGTTCTGTTTGTGAGGAATTTGATCCGGGAAGTTGCTGGCTTTGCCCCATATGAGAAGAGAATCACCGAGCTTCTTAAAGTTGGAAAAGATAAGAGAGCGCTAAAAGTGGCTAAGAGAAAGTTGGGAACTCACAAGCGagcaaagaagaagagagaagagatgTCCAGCGTTCTCCGCAAGATGAG AGCTGGTGGAGGTGgcgagaagaagaaatga